A genomic segment from Leptolyngbya boryana PCC 6306 encodes:
- a CDS encoding DMT family transporter produces the protein MTNLNRTPSQRKIPGQLYLWLAVLIFGASSAVTRKLTELGAQHFMDGHNPISLCNVLFVGNLCALLVLLILYGRQWNRANLRQLSQRNWVNLTLVAILSGAIAPALFFQALALTQVNNVVLIGRLEPPFTLALSIWLLRERSNRWEVIGTALALMGVLLTIFLQPSLQGMNFRIAGVGESLAVIGAISLAISTIISKKWLSEVPTAIYGIFRTALGTIVFFFAALVLYGSHHFVEIFSPFLWRWMLIYGVIIVVLGQSFWVRGLRASTVSTASLISSFTPIVGVFAAYWILDEAPTQAQYIGGSVILFGLFLSQMGSLQMAHRRNLPQVEPMEVENGIGFKGL, from the coding sequence GTGACAAATTTAAACAGGACTCCATCTCAGCGTAAAATCCCAGGGCAACTTTATCTCTGGCTAGCTGTGCTGATCTTCGGAGCTTCTAGCGCTGTGACTCGTAAGCTGACCGAACTTGGCGCTCAACACTTCATGGATGGGCACAATCCAATCTCATTGTGCAATGTCTTGTTTGTTGGAAATCTCTGTGCGCTACTCGTTTTATTGATCCTGTACGGGCGGCAGTGGAATCGAGCAAACCTAAGACAATTATCGCAGCGAAACTGGGTAAATCTGACACTTGTTGCGATTCTGTCAGGCGCGATCGCGCCCGCTTTATTTTTTCAAGCCTTAGCTCTGACACAGGTAAACAATGTTGTGCTGATTGGGCGATTGGAGCCACCATTCACTTTAGCACTTTCGATATGGCTGCTGCGGGAACGCTCAAATCGATGGGAGGTGATCGGCACAGCCCTGGCATTGATGGGTGTTCTTTTGACAATTTTTTTGCAGCCATCCTTACAGGGGATGAATTTTAGAATCGCAGGGGTGGGTGAAAGTTTGGCAGTGATCGGTGCGATCTCGCTGGCGATCTCAACGATTATTAGCAAAAAGTGGCTGAGTGAAGTTCCTACAGCAATTTATGGAATCTTCCGGACTGCATTAGGCACGATTGTCTTTTTCTTTGCAGCCTTAGTTTTATATGGCAGCCATCATTTTGTCGAGATCTTCTCTCCATTTTTGTGGCGATGGATGCTGATCTATGGTGTGATTATTGTTGTTCTAGGACAATCATTTTGGGTTCGTGGCTTGAGAGCATCTACTGTTTCGACCGCCTCACTGATCAGTTCATTTACGCCGATTGTAGGAGTTTTTGCGGCTTACTGGATTCTCGATGAGGCTCCGACTCAAGCTCAGTATATTGGTGGAAGTGTGATTTTGTTTGGGTTATTTCTTAGTCAAATGGGAAGCTTACAGATGGCTCACCGCAGAAATTTACCGCAGGTGGAACCGATGGAAGTTGAGAATGGAATCGGATTTAAAGGACTTTAA
- a CDS encoding IS4 family transposase yields the protein MLPSFYQTCLQSQLTEAQFVTLEILVELLQKERRITIERIATLFPQPILFESRRRNIQRFLSLPQLTPQAIWFPIVKQWIKRHYSGRTPLHLVVDRTQWQNHNLIMVSLVYQKRAIPLHWMWLNKQGQSSLAEQRKVLCPVFHLLKKYRFILLGDREFHSIELAAWCVEKQVKFVFRLPKSTTIKPNDSDAFTRLDDLPQTPGITEQYLHIQVTQNRGFGKHNLVLRQKRAYRQSNSDAWYLLTNLVGAEQTLKAYSNRFSIEPLFKDYKSGGYHLEDCHADSRRFNALLVLIAIAYSLSTLQGRRIRQKQVQCYVGRVKEPKRTRNRHSNFWIGLYGRLWIEPLQLWSTLATKLMALKPQKRPFFQRGLNAISLIQSAL from the coding sequence ATGTTGCCCTCATTCTATCAAACCTGTTTACAATCGCAATTAACGGAAGCGCAATTTGTGACGCTAGAAATCTTGGTCGAACTGTTGCAAAAAGAGCGAAGAATTACGATTGAACGGATAGCGACCCTGTTTCCGCAACCGATTCTATTTGAGAGCAGACGGCGGAATATTCAGCGATTCTTGAGTCTGCCGCAACTGACTCCACAAGCGATCTGGTTTCCGATTGTCAAGCAGTGGATCAAACGACATTACTCAGGTAGAACTCCGCTTCACCTGGTGGTTGACCGGACGCAATGGCAAAACCATAACTTGATCATGGTGAGTCTTGTATACCAGAAGCGGGCAATCCCATTGCACTGGATGTGGCTGAACAAGCAAGGACAGAGTTCGCTGGCTGAACAACGAAAAGTGTTATGTCCGGTATTTCATCTGTTGAAAAAGTATCGCTTCATTTTGCTCGGAGACCGTGAGTTTCACAGTATCGAGCTTGCTGCTTGGTGTGTGGAAAAACAAGTCAAATTCGTGTTCCGTTTACCGAAAAGTACGACCATCAAACCGAATGACAGCGATGCGTTTACTCGCCTCGACGATTTGCCACAAACGCCCGGAATCACTGAGCAATATCTGCACATTCAAGTCACGCAAAATCGCGGGTTCGGCAAGCATAATTTAGTCTTGCGCCAAAAACGCGCCTACCGTCAATCGAATTCTGATGCTTGGTATCTGCTGACCAATCTCGTCGGTGCCGAACAAACTCTGAAAGCTTACTCTAATCGCTTCTCCATTGAGCCGCTGTTCAAAGACTACAAATCCGGTGGCTATCATCTCGAAGATTGCCATGCCGATTCACGCCGATTCAATGCACTACTGGTTCTGATTGCCATTGCTTATTCGCTCTCAACGCTTCAGGGACGACGCATTCGCCAAAAGCAAGTGCAATGCTACGTCGGTCGAGTCAAGGAGCCGAAGCGAACCCGAAACCGACATAGCAATTTCTGGATTGGCTTGTATGGCAGGTTGTGGATTGAACCCTTGCAATTGTGGTCAACTCTGGCGACCAAGTTGATGGCACTCAAGCCGCAAAAACGTCCCTTTTTTCAGCGAGGTCTCAATGCCATTTCCTTGATCCAGTCTGCTCTCTAG
- a CDS encoding response regulator transcription factor, which translates to MKTRLLLIEDQINLAHFIALELRAEGYQVIVEHHAKIGLIAAQVLCPDIIIMSWDLPGEAASRAYHQLRSIGNQVPIVVMTVDTKPRHVLSPELNEMVWLMKPFCMSDLFKAIDQVRHTPLFVNSPQPERMLRIG; encoded by the coding sequence ATGAAAACGCGCCTGCTTCTTATCGAAGACCAAATCAATCTCGCTCACTTCATTGCCCTAGAACTGAGGGCTGAGGGATATCAGGTGATTGTCGAACATCATGCCAAAATCGGATTAATCGCGGCTCAGGTGCTATGTCCTGACATCATCATCATGAGTTGGGATCTACCTGGAGAAGCTGCTTCAAGAGCGTATCACCAGCTTAGATCGATCGGGAATCAGGTTCCAATTGTGGTAATGACAGTTGATACCAAACCTCGTCATGTCTTATCGCCTGAACTCAATGAAATGGTTTGGCTGATGAAACCCTTTTGTATGTCTGACTTGTTCAAAGCTATTGATCAAGTTCGCCACACGCCATTATTTGTTAATTCACCTCAACCTGAGAGGATGCTGAGAATCGGCTGA